Proteins encoded within one genomic window of Arachis ipaensis cultivar K30076 chromosome B08, Araip1.1, whole genome shotgun sequence:
- the LOC107610287 gene encoding nucleosome assembly protein 1;4 isoform X1 produces the protein MPPISQLPPPDKLQLLAGNHVDVLETLAPNVRKRVEVLRDLQGQHDELETKFIEERAQLEAKYQKLYEPLYTKRYEIVNGVVEVEGITNEPVPAEDPPCNSEKGVPNFWLTAMKANDILAEEITERDEGALKYLKDIKWCKIDNPKGFKLEFYFDSNPYFKNSLLTKTYHMIEDDEPILEKAIGTKIEWNPGKSLTEKILKKKPKKGSKNAKPIIKTEKCESFFNFFNPPQVPEDLDEDDDIDDDTVEELQNLLEHDYDLGSTIRDKIIPHAVSWFTGEAAQSDFEEIGDEDDDDGDGEEDEDDEEEVQSKRRSKNNVQIGSNMQTGGRAQPDRGNGQRTERPPECNQQ, from the exons ATGCCGCCGATCTCCCAGCTGCCGCCGCCG GATAAGCTTCAGCTCTTGGCTGGGAATCATGTTGACGTCCTGGAAACACTGGCACCCAATGTCAGGAAACGTGTTGAGGTTCTCAGAGATCTTCAG GGCCAACATGATGAGTTGGAGACTAAGTTTATAGAGGAGCGAGCACAGTTAGAAGCTAAATACCAGAAGCTTTACGAACCACTATACACAAAG AGGTACGAAATTGTCAATGGAGTGGTTGAGGTTGAAGGAATTACAAATGAACCTGTGCCTGCAGAAG ATCCTCCTTGTAATTCAGAGAAAGGAGTGCCTAACTTCTGGCTTACTGCAATGAAGGCAAATGACATACTGGCTGAGGAG ATCACTGAACGTGATGAGGGTGCCCTCAAGTATCTTAAAGATATCAAGTGGTGTAAAATTGATAACCCAAAGGGCTTCAAGCTGGAGTTCTATTTTGATTCTaatccttatttcaaaaactctTTGCTAACGAAAACATACCACATGATTGAGGATGATGAACCTATATTAGAGAAAGCAATAGG AACAAAGATTGAGTGGAATCCTGGAAAGAGCTTGACAGAAAAGATTCTTAAGAAGAAGCCAAAGAAAGGATCAAAGAATGCCAAACCCATCATAAAAACCGAAAAATGTGAAAGCTTCTTCAACTTTTTCAACCCTCCCCAGGTTCCCGAGGACTTGGATGAGGATGATGATATTGATGATGATACT GTCGAGGAGCTCCAAAATTTGTTAGAACATGATTATGACCTGGG TTCTACTATCCGGGACAAAATTATTCCCCATGCTGTGTCATGGTTCACGGGGGAGGCTGCACAGAGTGATTTTGAGGAAATAggagatgaagatgatgatgatggggATGGTGAGGAAGATGAAGATGACGAGGAAGAGGTACAAAGTAAGAGGCGGAGTAAG AACAATGTTCAGATTGGATCTAACATGCAGACTGGTGGCAGGGCTCAACCCGATAGAGGAAACGGCCAGCGGACGGAGCGCCCTCCTGAATGCAATCAGCAGTAG
- the LOC107610287 gene encoding nucleosome assembly protein 1;4 isoform X3 encodes MPPISQLPPPDKLQLLAGNHVDVLETLAPNVRKRVEVLRDLQGQHDELETKFIEERAQLEAKYQKLYEPLYTKRYEIVNGVVEVEGITNEPVPAEEKGVPNFWLTAMKANDILAEEITERDEGALKYLKDIKWCKIDNPKGFKLEFYFDSNPYFKNSLLTKTYHMIEDDEPILEKAIGTKIEWNPGKSLTEKILKKKPKKGSKNAKPIIKTEKCESFFNFFNPPQVPEDLDEDDDIDDDTVEELQNLLEHDYDLGSTIRDKIIPHAVSWFTGEAAQSDFEEIGDEDDDDGDGEEDEDDEEEVQSKRRSKNNVQIGSNMQTGGRAQPDRGNGQRTERPPECNQQ; translated from the exons ATGCCGCCGATCTCCCAGCTGCCGCCGCCG GATAAGCTTCAGCTCTTGGCTGGGAATCATGTTGACGTCCTGGAAACACTGGCACCCAATGTCAGGAAACGTGTTGAGGTTCTCAGAGATCTTCAG GGCCAACATGATGAGTTGGAGACTAAGTTTATAGAGGAGCGAGCACAGTTAGAAGCTAAATACCAGAAGCTTTACGAACCACTATACACAAAG AGGTACGAAATTGTCAATGGAGTGGTTGAGGTTGAAGGAATTACAAATGAACCTGTGCCTGCAGAAG AGAAAGGAGTGCCTAACTTCTGGCTTACTGCAATGAAGGCAAATGACATACTGGCTGAGGAG ATCACTGAACGTGATGAGGGTGCCCTCAAGTATCTTAAAGATATCAAGTGGTGTAAAATTGATAACCCAAAGGGCTTCAAGCTGGAGTTCTATTTTGATTCTaatccttatttcaaaaactctTTGCTAACGAAAACATACCACATGATTGAGGATGATGAACCTATATTAGAGAAAGCAATAGG AACAAAGATTGAGTGGAATCCTGGAAAGAGCTTGACAGAAAAGATTCTTAAGAAGAAGCCAAAGAAAGGATCAAAGAATGCCAAACCCATCATAAAAACCGAAAAATGTGAAAGCTTCTTCAACTTTTTCAACCCTCCCCAGGTTCCCGAGGACTTGGATGAGGATGATGATATTGATGATGATACT GTCGAGGAGCTCCAAAATTTGTTAGAACATGATTATGACCTGGG TTCTACTATCCGGGACAAAATTATTCCCCATGCTGTGTCATGGTTCACGGGGGAGGCTGCACAGAGTGATTTTGAGGAAATAggagatgaagatgatgatgatggggATGGTGAGGAAGATGAAGATGACGAGGAAGAGGTACAAAGTAAGAGGCGGAGTAAG AACAATGTTCAGATTGGATCTAACATGCAGACTGGTGGCAGGGCTCAACCCGATAGAGGAAACGGCCAGCGGACGGAGCGCCCTCCTGAATGCAATCAGCAGTAG
- the LOC107610287 gene encoding nucleosome assembly protein 1;4 isoform X4 codes for MPPISQLPPPDKLQLLAGNHVDVLETLAPNVRKRVEVLRDLQGQHDELETKFIEERAQLEAKYQKLYEPLYTKRYEIVNGVVEVEGITNEPVPAEDPPCNSEKGVPNFWLTAMKANDILAEEITERDEGALKYLKDIKWCKIDNPKGFKLEFYFDSNPYFKNSLLTKTYHMIEDDEPILEKAIGTKIEWNPGKSLTEKILKKKPKKGSKNAKPIIKTEKCESFFNFFNPPQVPEDLDEDDDIDDDTVEELQNLLEHDYDLGSTIRDKIIPHAVSWFTGEAAQSDFEEIGDEDDDDGDGEEDEDDEEEVQSKRRSKTGGRAQPDRGNGQRTERPPECNQQ; via the exons ATGCCGCCGATCTCCCAGCTGCCGCCGCCG GATAAGCTTCAGCTCTTGGCTGGGAATCATGTTGACGTCCTGGAAACACTGGCACCCAATGTCAGGAAACGTGTTGAGGTTCTCAGAGATCTTCAG GGCCAACATGATGAGTTGGAGACTAAGTTTATAGAGGAGCGAGCACAGTTAGAAGCTAAATACCAGAAGCTTTACGAACCACTATACACAAAG AGGTACGAAATTGTCAATGGAGTGGTTGAGGTTGAAGGAATTACAAATGAACCTGTGCCTGCAGAAG ATCCTCCTTGTAATTCAGAGAAAGGAGTGCCTAACTTCTGGCTTACTGCAATGAAGGCAAATGACATACTGGCTGAGGAG ATCACTGAACGTGATGAGGGTGCCCTCAAGTATCTTAAAGATATCAAGTGGTGTAAAATTGATAACCCAAAGGGCTTCAAGCTGGAGTTCTATTTTGATTCTaatccttatttcaaaaactctTTGCTAACGAAAACATACCACATGATTGAGGATGATGAACCTATATTAGAGAAAGCAATAGG AACAAAGATTGAGTGGAATCCTGGAAAGAGCTTGACAGAAAAGATTCTTAAGAAGAAGCCAAAGAAAGGATCAAAGAATGCCAAACCCATCATAAAAACCGAAAAATGTGAAAGCTTCTTCAACTTTTTCAACCCTCCCCAGGTTCCCGAGGACTTGGATGAGGATGATGATATTGATGATGATACT GTCGAGGAGCTCCAAAATTTGTTAGAACATGATTATGACCTGGG TTCTACTATCCGGGACAAAATTATTCCCCATGCTGTGTCATGGTTCACGGGGGAGGCTGCACAGAGTGATTTTGAGGAAATAggagatgaagatgatgatgatggggATGGTGAGGAAGATGAAGATGACGAGGAAGAGGTACAAAGTAAGAGGCGGAGTAAG ACTGGTGGCAGGGCTCAACCCGATAGAGGAAACGGCCAGCGGACGGAGCGCCCTCCTGAATGCAATCAGCAGTAG
- the LOC107610287 gene encoding nucleosome assembly protein 1;4 isoform X2, with amino-acid sequence MPPISQLPPPDKLQLLAGNHVDVLETLAPNVRKRVEVLRDLQGQHDELETKFIEERAQLEAKYQKLYEPLYTKRYEIVNGVVEVEGITNEPVPAEDPPCNSEKGVPNFWLTAMKANDILAEEITERDEGALKYLKDIKWCKIDNPKGFKLEFYFDSNPYFKNSLLTKTYHMIEDDEPILEKAIGTKIEWNPGKSLTEKILKKKPKKGSKNAKPIIKTEKCESFFNFFNPPQVPEDLDEDDDIDDDTVEELQNLLEHDYDLGSTIRDKIIPHAVSWFTGEAAQSDFEEIGDEDDDDGDGEEDEDDEEEVQSKRRSKIGSNMQTGGRAQPDRGNGQRTERPPECNQQ; translated from the exons ATGCCGCCGATCTCCCAGCTGCCGCCGCCG GATAAGCTTCAGCTCTTGGCTGGGAATCATGTTGACGTCCTGGAAACACTGGCACCCAATGTCAGGAAACGTGTTGAGGTTCTCAGAGATCTTCAG GGCCAACATGATGAGTTGGAGACTAAGTTTATAGAGGAGCGAGCACAGTTAGAAGCTAAATACCAGAAGCTTTACGAACCACTATACACAAAG AGGTACGAAATTGTCAATGGAGTGGTTGAGGTTGAAGGAATTACAAATGAACCTGTGCCTGCAGAAG ATCCTCCTTGTAATTCAGAGAAAGGAGTGCCTAACTTCTGGCTTACTGCAATGAAGGCAAATGACATACTGGCTGAGGAG ATCACTGAACGTGATGAGGGTGCCCTCAAGTATCTTAAAGATATCAAGTGGTGTAAAATTGATAACCCAAAGGGCTTCAAGCTGGAGTTCTATTTTGATTCTaatccttatttcaaaaactctTTGCTAACGAAAACATACCACATGATTGAGGATGATGAACCTATATTAGAGAAAGCAATAGG AACAAAGATTGAGTGGAATCCTGGAAAGAGCTTGACAGAAAAGATTCTTAAGAAGAAGCCAAAGAAAGGATCAAAGAATGCCAAACCCATCATAAAAACCGAAAAATGTGAAAGCTTCTTCAACTTTTTCAACCCTCCCCAGGTTCCCGAGGACTTGGATGAGGATGATGATATTGATGATGATACT GTCGAGGAGCTCCAAAATTTGTTAGAACATGATTATGACCTGGG TTCTACTATCCGGGACAAAATTATTCCCCATGCTGTGTCATGGTTCACGGGGGAGGCTGCACAGAGTGATTTTGAGGAAATAggagatgaagatgatgatgatggggATGGTGAGGAAGATGAAGATGACGAGGAAGAGGTACAAAGTAAGAGGCGGAGTAAG ATTGGATCTAACATGCAGACTGGTGGCAGGGCTCAACCCGATAGAGGAAACGGCCAGCGGACGGAGCGCCCTCCTGAATGCAATCAGCAGTAG
- the LOC107610287 gene encoding nucleosome assembly protein 1;4 isoform X5, protein MPPISQLPPPDKLQLLAGNHVDVLETLAPNVRKRVEVLRDLQGQHDELETKFIEERAQLEAKYQKLYEPLYTKRYEIVNGVVEVEGITNEPVPAEEKGVPNFWLTAMKANDILAEEITERDEGALKYLKDIKWCKIDNPKGFKLEFYFDSNPYFKNSLLTKTYHMIEDDEPILEKAIGTKIEWNPGKSLTEKILKKKPKKGSKNAKPIIKTEKCESFFNFFNPPQVPEDLDEDDDIDDDTVEELQNLLEHDYDLGSTIRDKIIPHAVSWFTGEAAQSDFEEIGDEDDDDGDGEEDEDDEEEVQSKRRSKTGGRAQPDRGNGQRTERPPECNQQ, encoded by the exons ATGCCGCCGATCTCCCAGCTGCCGCCGCCG GATAAGCTTCAGCTCTTGGCTGGGAATCATGTTGACGTCCTGGAAACACTGGCACCCAATGTCAGGAAACGTGTTGAGGTTCTCAGAGATCTTCAG GGCCAACATGATGAGTTGGAGACTAAGTTTATAGAGGAGCGAGCACAGTTAGAAGCTAAATACCAGAAGCTTTACGAACCACTATACACAAAG AGGTACGAAATTGTCAATGGAGTGGTTGAGGTTGAAGGAATTACAAATGAACCTGTGCCTGCAGAAG AGAAAGGAGTGCCTAACTTCTGGCTTACTGCAATGAAGGCAAATGACATACTGGCTGAGGAG ATCACTGAACGTGATGAGGGTGCCCTCAAGTATCTTAAAGATATCAAGTGGTGTAAAATTGATAACCCAAAGGGCTTCAAGCTGGAGTTCTATTTTGATTCTaatccttatttcaaaaactctTTGCTAACGAAAACATACCACATGATTGAGGATGATGAACCTATATTAGAGAAAGCAATAGG AACAAAGATTGAGTGGAATCCTGGAAAGAGCTTGACAGAAAAGATTCTTAAGAAGAAGCCAAAGAAAGGATCAAAGAATGCCAAACCCATCATAAAAACCGAAAAATGTGAAAGCTTCTTCAACTTTTTCAACCCTCCCCAGGTTCCCGAGGACTTGGATGAGGATGATGATATTGATGATGATACT GTCGAGGAGCTCCAAAATTTGTTAGAACATGATTATGACCTGGG TTCTACTATCCGGGACAAAATTATTCCCCATGCTGTGTCATGGTTCACGGGGGAGGCTGCACAGAGTGATTTTGAGGAAATAggagatgaagatgatgatgatggggATGGTGAGGAAGATGAAGATGACGAGGAAGAGGTACAAAGTAAGAGGCGGAGTAAG ACTGGTGGCAGGGCTCAACCCGATAGAGGAAACGGCCAGCGGACGGAGCGCCCTCCTGAATGCAATCAGCAGTAG
- the LOC107610287 gene encoding nucleosome assembly protein 1;4 isoform X6 yields the protein MPPISQLPPPDKLQLLAGNHVDVLETLAPNVRKRVEVLRDLQGQHDELETKFIEERAQLEAKYQKLYEPLYTKRYEIVNGVVEVEGITNEPVPAEDPPCNSEKGVPNFWLTAMKANDILAEEITERDEGALKYLKDIKWCKIDNPKGFKLEFYFDSNPYFKNSLLTKTYHMIEDDEPILEKAIGTKIEWNPGKSLTEKILKKKPKKGSKNAKPIIKTEKCESFFNFFNPPQVPEDLDEDDDIDDDTVEELQNLLEHDYDLGSTIRDKIIPHAVSWFTGEAAQSDFEEIGDEDDDDGDGEEDEDDEEEVQSKRRSKGSTR from the exons ATGCCGCCGATCTCCCAGCTGCCGCCGCCG GATAAGCTTCAGCTCTTGGCTGGGAATCATGTTGACGTCCTGGAAACACTGGCACCCAATGTCAGGAAACGTGTTGAGGTTCTCAGAGATCTTCAG GGCCAACATGATGAGTTGGAGACTAAGTTTATAGAGGAGCGAGCACAGTTAGAAGCTAAATACCAGAAGCTTTACGAACCACTATACACAAAG AGGTACGAAATTGTCAATGGAGTGGTTGAGGTTGAAGGAATTACAAATGAACCTGTGCCTGCAGAAG ATCCTCCTTGTAATTCAGAGAAAGGAGTGCCTAACTTCTGGCTTACTGCAATGAAGGCAAATGACATACTGGCTGAGGAG ATCACTGAACGTGATGAGGGTGCCCTCAAGTATCTTAAAGATATCAAGTGGTGTAAAATTGATAACCCAAAGGGCTTCAAGCTGGAGTTCTATTTTGATTCTaatccttatttcaaaaactctTTGCTAACGAAAACATACCACATGATTGAGGATGATGAACCTATATTAGAGAAAGCAATAGG AACAAAGATTGAGTGGAATCCTGGAAAGAGCTTGACAGAAAAGATTCTTAAGAAGAAGCCAAAGAAAGGATCAAAGAATGCCAAACCCATCATAAAAACCGAAAAATGTGAAAGCTTCTTCAACTTTTTCAACCCTCCCCAGGTTCCCGAGGACTTGGATGAGGATGATGATATTGATGATGATACT GTCGAGGAGCTCCAAAATTTGTTAGAACATGATTATGACCTGGG TTCTACTATCCGGGACAAAATTATTCCCCATGCTGTGTCATGGTTCACGGGGGAGGCTGCACAGAGTGATTTTGAGGAAATAggagatgaagatgatgatgatggggATGGTGAGGAAGATGAAGATGACGAGGAAGAGGTACAAAGTAAGAGGCGGAGTAAG GGCTCAACCCGATAG